Proteins found in one Mytilus edulis chromosome 2, xbMytEdul2.2, whole genome shotgun sequence genomic segment:
- the LOC139510948 gene encoding uncharacterized protein translates to MDNVDNPFQQLEAAKKQLIMEFKENAKSAQELEFWKRMEIVRDNYAHSQGHSSSGDTTDEEQDEGENLNKDKKTDEKVTDTASDGGESLNLFKNEDDNGLGALQFTEDKLEINETDNKKVSAEKVNDYKVGIKELFKAAKKTAKMEAKESEKKRKLKEKEEKKKRKMKARETERKRKLEENESKKKMKMEAEKSKEKKAREEEKLKKKRKIDKKKAKNQKKYEKCVAKGEEYESKQKRKEEIKSSQEKSISETKQSKQKKKIVRNDSKEKRIPEKNDQREKKEHKSIREKLRIDIKERNVKVVKEKKESKIEESTKKEKVKTNKLREKRLTEASEFDGKGKPGAKETKSNKNPKSKECTEKMVTGEAKPVKKPKMMDCVRSLVGCIRNRH, encoded by the exons ATGGATAACGTGGATAATCCGTTCCAGCAGTTAGAGGCTGCAAAAAAGCAGCTTATTATggaatttaaagaaaatgcaaAGTCCGCTCAAGAATTGGAATTTTGGAAAAGAATGGAAATTGTAAGAGATAATTATGCACATTCACAAGGGCATAGTTCATCAGGAGATACGACAG ACGAAGAGCAAGACGAAGGAGAGAATCTGAATAAAGACAAGAAAACAGATGAAAAAGTAACAGATACAGCTTCGGATG gaGGTGAATCCCTCAATTTATTTAAAAACGAAGATGACAATGGACTGGGAGCTTTACAG TTTACAGAAGACAaacttgaaataaatgaaacGGATAACAAAAAAGTATCTGCTGAAAAGGTCAATGATTACAAGGTTGGAATCAAAGAACTCTTCAAAGCAGCAAAGAAAACAGCAAAAATGGAAGCAAAGGAATCTGAGAAGAAAAGAAAactgaaagaaaaagaagaaaagaagaaaagaaaaatgaaagcCCGTGAGACTGAAAGGAAAAGAAAACTAGAAGAAAATGAatctaaaaagaaaatgaaaatggagGCTGAAAAATCTAAGGAGAAAAAAGCACGAGAAGAAGAAAAACttaagaagaaaagaaagattgaTAAAAAGAAAGCTAAGAACCAgaagaaatatgaaaaatgtgtAGCGAAGGGAGAAGAATACGAGtcaaaacagaaaagaaaagaagaaataaaatcatCACAGGAAAAAAGTATATCGGAGACTAAGCAATCTAAGCAGAAAAAGAAAATTGTTCGAAATGATTCTAAAGAAAAAAGGATACCAGAAAAAAACGaccaaagagagaaaaaagaacATAAATCTATTCGCgaaaaacttagaattgacatAAAGGAACGCAATGTTAAGGTAGTAAAGGAGAAAAAAGAATCGAAAATTGAAGAATCCACAAAGAAAGAAAAggtgaaaacaaacaaattacgTGAGAAAAGATTAACCGAAGCCAGTGAATTTGATGGGAAGGGCAAACCTGGAGCAAAAGAAACTAAGTCAAACAAAAATCCTAAATCAAAGGAATGTACAGAGAAAATGGTTACAG GGGAGGCAAAACCAGTGAAAAAACCTAAGATGATGGATTGTGTCAGAAGCCTTGTTGGATGTATTCGGAACAGACATTAA